In the Euphorbia lathyris chromosome 5, ddEupLath1.1, whole genome shotgun sequence genome, one interval contains:
- the LOC136229510 gene encoding RNA-binding motif protein 25 isoform X1, whose amino-acid sequence MAEPPASPAVAMESNSNKPDSVNLTPTHPTSDSTTPPPPPPLPQLQQQSATSTSAINSSFNPNSTMNTNLVSPLAPGIPSYGPPAISGNAMLPVPPSFRPVPQFSPLPNYQNPNAGVQPPGVSAPTVVASGAPGAMAVPAQMMAYQINPGQPPNPVLRQYAPMPNGYGAIPGGVPQGTLPPSGIQRYPSPYPAMVRPMYHPRPPGMLPTGSRPLLPGIPGVRPIIPQIIRPAFPSITPAEKPQTTVYVGKIAPSVDNDFMLSLLRICGPVKSWKRAQVPTDETPRAFGFCEFESAEGVLRALRLLSKFNIDGQELVLNVNQATREYLQRYVEKKTEILKDIKENQAAGTHKEDGTTLVAKSEPLKSAEASDSDKGNKENPDNATLGIVTGEDKEGDKEALQKLTSMIEERLKTRPLPPPPPPPRTPVDGSATTNSELPAKSRDGDPDPDVMRHDAAEDKNDDETTSDSKAASEQDRPETSSPDRSRKYDRRSRDRERDLKREKEREIERYEREAERERIRKEREQRRKIEEAEREYEERLKDWEYREREKEKQRQYEKEKDKERDRKRRKEILYDEEGNDDDLGKRWRRSAFEEKRRKRSREKEEDMADKLKEEEEIAEAERRAEEDKLQQADASNLPTDHITNGSEMKDSTEEANMELEDKALEHDEGDSGDEALQNGTVDESSVASLAESDIRHSDSGSAPARKLGFGLVGSGKRAAVPSVFHEEDDDDAHKDKKMRPLVPIDYSTEELQAVQPTVSDAQPPNLAAAAEFAKRISNVTPKEEKPDVERERSRRSHDKSSQRDRDRNDDGNNRMRDEKDKILERDRNREHGLNKVKTPDKQKLLDAKQLIDMIPKTKDELFSYEVNWAVYDKQELHERMRPWISKKITEFLGEEEATLVDYIVSSTQEHVKASQMLEMLQSILDDEAEMFVLKMWRMLIFEIKKVETGLALRSRT is encoded by the exons ATGGCGGAACCACCGGCGTCTCCTGCTGTTGCTATGGAGTCCAATTCTAATAAGCCCGATTCGGTTAACCTAACCCCAACACATCCAACATCCGACTCTAcaacaccaccaccaccaccaccactgCCACAATTACAACAGCAATCGGCAACTTCTACTTCCGCGATAAATTCTAGTTTTAACCCTAATTCTACAATGAATACGAATTTAGTATCTCCACTGGCACCTGGAATCCCATCCTATGGGCCGCCTGCGATCTCCGGCAACGCTATGCTTCCTGTTCCTCCGTCCTTCCGTCCGGTTCCGCAATTCTCGCCGCTGCCGAATTATCAAAACCCTAACGCTGGGGTTCAGCCGCCTGGTGTGAGTGCGCCGACGGTTGTTGCTTCTGGTGCTCCTGGAGCCATGGCTGTGCCAGCTCAGATGATGGCTTATCAGATTAATCCTGGTCAGCCTCCGAATCCAGTTTTGAGACAATACGCCCCTATGCCAAATGGTTATGGTGCAATTCCTGGAGGTGTTCCTCAAGGGACTTTGCCCCCTTCTG GGATTCAACGATATCCCTCTCCATATCCTGCTATGGTTCGCCCTATGTATCATCCTCGTCCACCTGGAATGCTTCCAACAGGTTCACGTCCCCTTCTTCCAGGGATTCCTGGCGTACGCCCTATTATCCCTCAAATTATCAGGCCAGCTTTTCCTTCCATTACGCCAGCAGAGAAACCACAAACAACTGTTTATGTTGGCAAGATTGCACCTTCTGTGGATAATGATTTTATGCTCTCTCTGCTTCGG ATTTGTGGACCAGTCAAGAGTTGGAAACGTGCTCAAGTCCCCACTGATGAGACTCCTAGAGCCTTTGGGTTTTGTGAATTTGAATCTGCTGAAGGGGTTCTCCGTGCATTACGACTTCTGAGCAAATTTAATATTGATGGGCAAGAACTGGTG CTAAATGTCAATCAAGCAACAAGAGAATATCTCCAGCGTTATGTtgaaaagaaaactgaaatcttAAAGGATATCAAAGAAAATCAAGCTGCAGGTACTCATAAGGAGGATGGTACAACTTTAGTTGCAAAGAGTGAACCTCTCAAATCTGCTGAAGCCTCTGACAGTGACAAAGGGAACAAAGAAAATCCTGATAATGCAACCCTTGGGATTGTGACGGGTGAAGATAAGGAAGGAGACAAAGAGGCTTTGCAGAAACTTACTAGCATGATAGAAGAGAGATTGAAGACCAGGCCATTGCCTCCACCTCCGCCACCTCCACGAACACCTGTAGATGGATCTGCCACTACCAACTCAGAATTGCCTGCTAAATCAAGGGATGGGGACCCGGATCCAGATGTTATGAGACATG ATGCAGCTGAAGATAAAAATGATGATGAAACAACTAGTGATAGCAAAGCAGCGAGTGAACAGGATAGGCCTGAAACAAGCTCACCTGATAGAAGTAGAAAATATGACAGGAGAAGCAGAGACCGAGAAAGAGATTTGAAGCGAGAAAAGGAACGGGAAATTGAAAGATATGAAAGGGAAGCAGAGCGAGAGCGAATTAGGAAGGAGAGGGAGCAGAGGAGGAAGATTGAGGAGGCAGAGCGTGAGTATGAAGAACGACTTAAAGACTGGGAATAtagggagagagagaaagagaaacaGCGACAGtatgagaaagagaaagataaAGAAAGAGACCGCAAAAGGAGGAAGGAAATCCTTTATGATGAAGAAGGTAATGATGATGATTTAGGGAAAAGGTGGCGTAGGAGTGCTTTTGAGGAGAAAAGAAGGAAGAGGTCACGGGAAAAAGAGGAAGACATGGCTGATAAActtaaagaagaggaagaaattGCTGAAGCCGAAAGGAGGGCTGAGGAGGACAAGTTGCAACAGGCAGATGCATCAAACCTCCCAACTGATCACATCACAAATGGAAGTGAAATGAAAGATTCTACTGAAGAAGCAAATATGGAACTTGAAGATAAGGCTCTTGAACATGATGAAGGTGATTCTG GAGATGAGGCTTTACAAAATGGTACTGTTGATGAATCATCTGTAGCATCACTGGCTGAGTCAGATATACGGCACAGTGACAGTGGTAGTGCTCCTGCAAGAAAATTGGGTTTTGGTTTAGTTGGGTCTGGCAAACGAGCAGCAGTTCCTTCAGTTTTCCATGAAGAGGATGATGATGATGCACACAAGGACAAAAAGATGAGGCCACTGGTTCCCATTGATTATTCAACTGAGGAGCTGCAAGCTGTTCAACCTACTGTTTCTGATGCTCAACCACCGAATCTTGCTGCTGCTGCAGAATTTGCAAAGCGTATTTCTAATGTTACTCCAAAAGAAGAGAAGCCTGATGTGGAAAGGGAAAGAAGTAGACGATCTCATGATAAGTCAAGCCAGCGGGACAGGGACAGAAATGATGATGGTAATAATAGGATGAGAGATGAGAAGGATAAGATTCTTGAACGGGACAGGAATCGGGAACATGGGTTGAACAAAGTAAAAACACCAGACAAGCAGAAACTTTTGGATGCAAAGCAGTTGATTGATATGATTCCAAAGACAAAGGATGAGCTATTCTCATATGAGGTCAATTGGGCAGTGTACGATAAA CAAGAGCTTCATGAGAGAATGAGACCTTGGATTTCGAAGAAAATCACCGAGTTTTTGGGTGAGGAAGAAGCTACATTGGTAGATTATATTGTATCAAGCACCCAAGAACATGTGAAAGCGTCGCAAATGCTGGAGATGCTTCAGTCTATATTAGATGATGAAGCCGAAATGTTTGTGCTCAAGATGTGGAGGATGCTTATTTTTGAAATTAAGAAGGTAGAAACTGGTCTTGCTTTGAGGTCAAGAACATGA
- the LOC136229510 gene encoding RNA-binding motif protein 25 isoform X2: protein MAEPPASPAVAMESNSNKPDSVNLTPTHPTSDSTTPPPPPPLPQLQQQSATSTSAINSSFNPNSTMNTNLVSPLAPGIPSYGPPAISGNAMLPVPPSFRPVPQFSPLPNYQNPNAGVQPPGVSAPTVVASGAPGAMAVPAQMMAYQINPGQPPNPVLRQYAPMPNGYGAIPGGVPQGTLPPSGIQRYPSPYPAMVRPMYHPRPPGMLPTGSRPLLPGIPGVRPIIPQIIRPAFPSITPAEKPQTTVYVGKIAPSVDNDFMLSLLRICGPVKSWKRAQVPTDETPRAFGFCEFESAEGVLRALRLLSKFNIDGQELVLNVNQATREYLQRYVEKKTEILKDIKENQAAGTHKEDGTTLVAKSEPLKSAEASDSDKGNKENPDNATLGIVTGEDKEGDKEALQKLTSMIEERLKTRPLPPPPPPPRTPVDGSATTNSELPAKSRDGDPDPDVMRHAEDKNDDETTSDSKAASEQDRPETSSPDRSRKYDRRSRDRERDLKREKEREIERYEREAERERIRKEREQRRKIEEAEREYEERLKDWEYREREKEKQRQYEKEKDKERDRKRRKEILYDEEGNDDDLGKRWRRSAFEEKRRKRSREKEEDMADKLKEEEEIAEAERRAEEDKLQQADASNLPTDHITNGSEMKDSTEEANMELEDKALEHDEGDSGDEALQNGTVDESSVASLAESDIRHSDSGSAPARKLGFGLVGSGKRAAVPSVFHEEDDDDAHKDKKMRPLVPIDYSTEELQAVQPTVSDAQPPNLAAAAEFAKRISNVTPKEEKPDVERERSRRSHDKSSQRDRDRNDDGNNRMRDEKDKILERDRNREHGLNKVKTPDKQKLLDAKQLIDMIPKTKDELFSYEVNWAVYDKQELHERMRPWISKKITEFLGEEEATLVDYIVSSTQEHVKASQMLEMLQSILDDEAEMFVLKMWRMLIFEIKKVETGLALRSRT from the exons ATGGCGGAACCACCGGCGTCTCCTGCTGTTGCTATGGAGTCCAATTCTAATAAGCCCGATTCGGTTAACCTAACCCCAACACATCCAACATCCGACTCTAcaacaccaccaccaccaccaccactgCCACAATTACAACAGCAATCGGCAACTTCTACTTCCGCGATAAATTCTAGTTTTAACCCTAATTCTACAATGAATACGAATTTAGTATCTCCACTGGCACCTGGAATCCCATCCTATGGGCCGCCTGCGATCTCCGGCAACGCTATGCTTCCTGTTCCTCCGTCCTTCCGTCCGGTTCCGCAATTCTCGCCGCTGCCGAATTATCAAAACCCTAACGCTGGGGTTCAGCCGCCTGGTGTGAGTGCGCCGACGGTTGTTGCTTCTGGTGCTCCTGGAGCCATGGCTGTGCCAGCTCAGATGATGGCTTATCAGATTAATCCTGGTCAGCCTCCGAATCCAGTTTTGAGACAATACGCCCCTATGCCAAATGGTTATGGTGCAATTCCTGGAGGTGTTCCTCAAGGGACTTTGCCCCCTTCTG GGATTCAACGATATCCCTCTCCATATCCTGCTATGGTTCGCCCTATGTATCATCCTCGTCCACCTGGAATGCTTCCAACAGGTTCACGTCCCCTTCTTCCAGGGATTCCTGGCGTACGCCCTATTATCCCTCAAATTATCAGGCCAGCTTTTCCTTCCATTACGCCAGCAGAGAAACCACAAACAACTGTTTATGTTGGCAAGATTGCACCTTCTGTGGATAATGATTTTATGCTCTCTCTGCTTCGG ATTTGTGGACCAGTCAAGAGTTGGAAACGTGCTCAAGTCCCCACTGATGAGACTCCTAGAGCCTTTGGGTTTTGTGAATTTGAATCTGCTGAAGGGGTTCTCCGTGCATTACGACTTCTGAGCAAATTTAATATTGATGGGCAAGAACTGGTG CTAAATGTCAATCAAGCAACAAGAGAATATCTCCAGCGTTATGTtgaaaagaaaactgaaatcttAAAGGATATCAAAGAAAATCAAGCTGCAGGTACTCATAAGGAGGATGGTACAACTTTAGTTGCAAAGAGTGAACCTCTCAAATCTGCTGAAGCCTCTGACAGTGACAAAGGGAACAAAGAAAATCCTGATAATGCAACCCTTGGGATTGTGACGGGTGAAGATAAGGAAGGAGACAAAGAGGCTTTGCAGAAACTTACTAGCATGATAGAAGAGAGATTGAAGACCAGGCCATTGCCTCCACCTCCGCCACCTCCACGAACACCTGTAGATGGATCTGCCACTACCAACTCAGAATTGCCTGCTAAATCAAGGGATGGGGACCCGGATCCAGATGTTATGAGACATG CTGAAGATAAAAATGATGATGAAACAACTAGTGATAGCAAAGCAGCGAGTGAACAGGATAGGCCTGAAACAAGCTCACCTGATAGAAGTAGAAAATATGACAGGAGAAGCAGAGACCGAGAAAGAGATTTGAAGCGAGAAAAGGAACGGGAAATTGAAAGATATGAAAGGGAAGCAGAGCGAGAGCGAATTAGGAAGGAGAGGGAGCAGAGGAGGAAGATTGAGGAGGCAGAGCGTGAGTATGAAGAACGACTTAAAGACTGGGAATAtagggagagagagaaagagaaacaGCGACAGtatgagaaagagaaagataaAGAAAGAGACCGCAAAAGGAGGAAGGAAATCCTTTATGATGAAGAAGGTAATGATGATGATTTAGGGAAAAGGTGGCGTAGGAGTGCTTTTGAGGAGAAAAGAAGGAAGAGGTCACGGGAAAAAGAGGAAGACATGGCTGATAAActtaaagaagaggaagaaattGCTGAAGCCGAAAGGAGGGCTGAGGAGGACAAGTTGCAACAGGCAGATGCATCAAACCTCCCAACTGATCACATCACAAATGGAAGTGAAATGAAAGATTCTACTGAAGAAGCAAATATGGAACTTGAAGATAAGGCTCTTGAACATGATGAAGGTGATTCTG GAGATGAGGCTTTACAAAATGGTACTGTTGATGAATCATCTGTAGCATCACTGGCTGAGTCAGATATACGGCACAGTGACAGTGGTAGTGCTCCTGCAAGAAAATTGGGTTTTGGTTTAGTTGGGTCTGGCAAACGAGCAGCAGTTCCTTCAGTTTTCCATGAAGAGGATGATGATGATGCACACAAGGACAAAAAGATGAGGCCACTGGTTCCCATTGATTATTCAACTGAGGAGCTGCAAGCTGTTCAACCTACTGTTTCTGATGCTCAACCACCGAATCTTGCTGCTGCTGCAGAATTTGCAAAGCGTATTTCTAATGTTACTCCAAAAGAAGAGAAGCCTGATGTGGAAAGGGAAAGAAGTAGACGATCTCATGATAAGTCAAGCCAGCGGGACAGGGACAGAAATGATGATGGTAATAATAGGATGAGAGATGAGAAGGATAAGATTCTTGAACGGGACAGGAATCGGGAACATGGGTTGAACAAAGTAAAAACACCAGACAAGCAGAAACTTTTGGATGCAAAGCAGTTGATTGATATGATTCCAAAGACAAAGGATGAGCTATTCTCATATGAGGTCAATTGGGCAGTGTACGATAAA CAAGAGCTTCATGAGAGAATGAGACCTTGGATTTCGAAGAAAATCACCGAGTTTTTGGGTGAGGAAGAAGCTACATTGGTAGATTATATTGTATCAAGCACCCAAGAACATGTGAAAGCGTCGCAAATGCTGGAGATGCTTCAGTCTATATTAGATGATGAAGCCGAAATGTTTGTGCTCAAGATGTGGAGGATGCTTATTTTTGAAATTAAGAAGGTAGAAACTGGTCTTGCTTTGAGGTCAAGAACATGA
- the LOC136229510 gene encoding RNA-binding motif protein 25 isoform X3, producing the protein MCLHRCLFLNFAGIQRYPSPYPAMVRPMYHPRPPGMLPTGSRPLLPGIPGVRPIIPQIIRPAFPSITPAEKPQTTVYVGKIAPSVDNDFMLSLLRICGPVKSWKRAQVPTDETPRAFGFCEFESAEGVLRALRLLSKFNIDGQELVLNVNQATREYLQRYVEKKTEILKDIKENQAAGTHKEDGTTLVAKSEPLKSAEASDSDKGNKENPDNATLGIVTGEDKEGDKEALQKLTSMIEERLKTRPLPPPPPPPRTPVDGSATTNSELPAKSRDGDPDPDVMRHDAAEDKNDDETTSDSKAASEQDRPETSSPDRSRKYDRRSRDRERDLKREKEREIERYEREAERERIRKEREQRRKIEEAEREYEERLKDWEYREREKEKQRQYEKEKDKERDRKRRKEILYDEEGNDDDLGKRWRRSAFEEKRRKRSREKEEDMADKLKEEEEIAEAERRAEEDKLQQADASNLPTDHITNGSEMKDSTEEANMELEDKALEHDEGDSGDEALQNGTVDESSVASLAESDIRHSDSGSAPARKLGFGLVGSGKRAAVPSVFHEEDDDDAHKDKKMRPLVPIDYSTEELQAVQPTVSDAQPPNLAAAAEFAKRISNVTPKEEKPDVERERSRRSHDKSSQRDRDRNDDGNNRMRDEKDKILERDRNREHGLNKVKTPDKQKLLDAKQLIDMIPKTKDELFSYEVNWAVYDKQELHERMRPWISKKITEFLGEEEATLVDYIVSSTQEHVKASQMLEMLQSILDDEAEMFVLKMWRMLIFEIKKVETGLALRSRT; encoded by the exons ATGTGTCTGCATAGATGTTTGTTTCTCAATTTTGCAGGGATTCAACGATATCCCTCTCCATATCCTGCTATGGTTCGCCCTATGTATCATCCTCGTCCACCTGGAATGCTTCCAACAGGTTCACGTCCCCTTCTTCCAGGGATTCCTGGCGTACGCCCTATTATCCCTCAAATTATCAGGCCAGCTTTTCCTTCCATTACGCCAGCAGAGAAACCACAAACAACTGTTTATGTTGGCAAGATTGCACCTTCTGTGGATAATGATTTTATGCTCTCTCTGCTTCGG ATTTGTGGACCAGTCAAGAGTTGGAAACGTGCTCAAGTCCCCACTGATGAGACTCCTAGAGCCTTTGGGTTTTGTGAATTTGAATCTGCTGAAGGGGTTCTCCGTGCATTACGACTTCTGAGCAAATTTAATATTGATGGGCAAGAACTGGTG CTAAATGTCAATCAAGCAACAAGAGAATATCTCCAGCGTTATGTtgaaaagaaaactgaaatcttAAAGGATATCAAAGAAAATCAAGCTGCAGGTACTCATAAGGAGGATGGTACAACTTTAGTTGCAAAGAGTGAACCTCTCAAATCTGCTGAAGCCTCTGACAGTGACAAAGGGAACAAAGAAAATCCTGATAATGCAACCCTTGGGATTGTGACGGGTGAAGATAAGGAAGGAGACAAAGAGGCTTTGCAGAAACTTACTAGCATGATAGAAGAGAGATTGAAGACCAGGCCATTGCCTCCACCTCCGCCACCTCCACGAACACCTGTAGATGGATCTGCCACTACCAACTCAGAATTGCCTGCTAAATCAAGGGATGGGGACCCGGATCCAGATGTTATGAGACATG ATGCAGCTGAAGATAAAAATGATGATGAAACAACTAGTGATAGCAAAGCAGCGAGTGAACAGGATAGGCCTGAAACAAGCTCACCTGATAGAAGTAGAAAATATGACAGGAGAAGCAGAGACCGAGAAAGAGATTTGAAGCGAGAAAAGGAACGGGAAATTGAAAGATATGAAAGGGAAGCAGAGCGAGAGCGAATTAGGAAGGAGAGGGAGCAGAGGAGGAAGATTGAGGAGGCAGAGCGTGAGTATGAAGAACGACTTAAAGACTGGGAATAtagggagagagagaaagagaaacaGCGACAGtatgagaaagagaaagataaAGAAAGAGACCGCAAAAGGAGGAAGGAAATCCTTTATGATGAAGAAGGTAATGATGATGATTTAGGGAAAAGGTGGCGTAGGAGTGCTTTTGAGGAGAAAAGAAGGAAGAGGTCACGGGAAAAAGAGGAAGACATGGCTGATAAActtaaagaagaggaagaaattGCTGAAGCCGAAAGGAGGGCTGAGGAGGACAAGTTGCAACAGGCAGATGCATCAAACCTCCCAACTGATCACATCACAAATGGAAGTGAAATGAAAGATTCTACTGAAGAAGCAAATATGGAACTTGAAGATAAGGCTCTTGAACATGATGAAGGTGATTCTG GAGATGAGGCTTTACAAAATGGTACTGTTGATGAATCATCTGTAGCATCACTGGCTGAGTCAGATATACGGCACAGTGACAGTGGTAGTGCTCCTGCAAGAAAATTGGGTTTTGGTTTAGTTGGGTCTGGCAAACGAGCAGCAGTTCCTTCAGTTTTCCATGAAGAGGATGATGATGATGCACACAAGGACAAAAAGATGAGGCCACTGGTTCCCATTGATTATTCAACTGAGGAGCTGCAAGCTGTTCAACCTACTGTTTCTGATGCTCAACCACCGAATCTTGCTGCTGCTGCAGAATTTGCAAAGCGTATTTCTAATGTTACTCCAAAAGAAGAGAAGCCTGATGTGGAAAGGGAAAGAAGTAGACGATCTCATGATAAGTCAAGCCAGCGGGACAGGGACAGAAATGATGATGGTAATAATAGGATGAGAGATGAGAAGGATAAGATTCTTGAACGGGACAGGAATCGGGAACATGGGTTGAACAAAGTAAAAACACCAGACAAGCAGAAACTTTTGGATGCAAAGCAGTTGATTGATATGATTCCAAAGACAAAGGATGAGCTATTCTCATATGAGGTCAATTGGGCAGTGTACGATAAA CAAGAGCTTCATGAGAGAATGAGACCTTGGATTTCGAAGAAAATCACCGAGTTTTTGGGTGAGGAAGAAGCTACATTGGTAGATTATATTGTATCAAGCACCCAAGAACATGTGAAAGCGTCGCAAATGCTGGAGATGCTTCAGTCTATATTAGATGATGAAGCCGAAATGTTTGTGCTCAAGATGTGGAGGATGCTTATTTTTGAAATTAAGAAGGTAGAAACTGGTCTTGCTTTGAGGTCAAGAACATGA
- the LOC136229510 gene encoding RNA-binding motif protein 25 isoform X4 — translation MVRPMYHPRPPGMLPTGSRPLLPGIPGVRPIIPQIIRPAFPSITPAEKPQTTVYVGKIAPSVDNDFMLSLLRICGPVKSWKRAQVPTDETPRAFGFCEFESAEGVLRALRLLSKFNIDGQELVLNVNQATREYLQRYVEKKTEILKDIKENQAAGTHKEDGTTLVAKSEPLKSAEASDSDKGNKENPDNATLGIVTGEDKEGDKEALQKLTSMIEERLKTRPLPPPPPPPRTPVDGSATTNSELPAKSRDGDPDPDVMRHDAAEDKNDDETTSDSKAASEQDRPETSSPDRSRKYDRRSRDRERDLKREKEREIERYEREAERERIRKEREQRRKIEEAEREYEERLKDWEYREREKEKQRQYEKEKDKERDRKRRKEILYDEEGNDDDLGKRWRRSAFEEKRRKRSREKEEDMADKLKEEEEIAEAERRAEEDKLQQADASNLPTDHITNGSEMKDSTEEANMELEDKALEHDEGDSGDEALQNGTVDESSVASLAESDIRHSDSGSAPARKLGFGLVGSGKRAAVPSVFHEEDDDDAHKDKKMRPLVPIDYSTEELQAVQPTVSDAQPPNLAAAAEFAKRISNVTPKEEKPDVERERSRRSHDKSSQRDRDRNDDGNNRMRDEKDKILERDRNREHGLNKVKTPDKQKLLDAKQLIDMIPKTKDELFSYEVNWAVYDKQELHERMRPWISKKITEFLGEEEATLVDYIVSSTQEHVKASQMLEMLQSILDDEAEMFVLKMWRMLIFEIKKVETGLALRSRT, via the exons ATGGTTCGCCCTATGTATCATCCTCGTCCACCTGGAATGCTTCCAACAGGTTCACGTCCCCTTCTTCCAGGGATTCCTGGCGTACGCCCTATTATCCCTCAAATTATCAGGCCAGCTTTTCCTTCCATTACGCCAGCAGAGAAACCACAAACAACTGTTTATGTTGGCAAGATTGCACCTTCTGTGGATAATGATTTTATGCTCTCTCTGCTTCGG ATTTGTGGACCAGTCAAGAGTTGGAAACGTGCTCAAGTCCCCACTGATGAGACTCCTAGAGCCTTTGGGTTTTGTGAATTTGAATCTGCTGAAGGGGTTCTCCGTGCATTACGACTTCTGAGCAAATTTAATATTGATGGGCAAGAACTGGTG CTAAATGTCAATCAAGCAACAAGAGAATATCTCCAGCGTTATGTtgaaaagaaaactgaaatcttAAAGGATATCAAAGAAAATCAAGCTGCAGGTACTCATAAGGAGGATGGTACAACTTTAGTTGCAAAGAGTGAACCTCTCAAATCTGCTGAAGCCTCTGACAGTGACAAAGGGAACAAAGAAAATCCTGATAATGCAACCCTTGGGATTGTGACGGGTGAAGATAAGGAAGGAGACAAAGAGGCTTTGCAGAAACTTACTAGCATGATAGAAGAGAGATTGAAGACCAGGCCATTGCCTCCACCTCCGCCACCTCCACGAACACCTGTAGATGGATCTGCCACTACCAACTCAGAATTGCCTGCTAAATCAAGGGATGGGGACCCGGATCCAGATGTTATGAGACATG ATGCAGCTGAAGATAAAAATGATGATGAAACAACTAGTGATAGCAAAGCAGCGAGTGAACAGGATAGGCCTGAAACAAGCTCACCTGATAGAAGTAGAAAATATGACAGGAGAAGCAGAGACCGAGAAAGAGATTTGAAGCGAGAAAAGGAACGGGAAATTGAAAGATATGAAAGGGAAGCAGAGCGAGAGCGAATTAGGAAGGAGAGGGAGCAGAGGAGGAAGATTGAGGAGGCAGAGCGTGAGTATGAAGAACGACTTAAAGACTGGGAATAtagggagagagagaaagagaaacaGCGACAGtatgagaaagagaaagataaAGAAAGAGACCGCAAAAGGAGGAAGGAAATCCTTTATGATGAAGAAGGTAATGATGATGATTTAGGGAAAAGGTGGCGTAGGAGTGCTTTTGAGGAGAAAAGAAGGAAGAGGTCACGGGAAAAAGAGGAAGACATGGCTGATAAActtaaagaagaggaagaaattGCTGAAGCCGAAAGGAGGGCTGAGGAGGACAAGTTGCAACAGGCAGATGCATCAAACCTCCCAACTGATCACATCACAAATGGAAGTGAAATGAAAGATTCTACTGAAGAAGCAAATATGGAACTTGAAGATAAGGCTCTTGAACATGATGAAGGTGATTCTG GAGATGAGGCTTTACAAAATGGTACTGTTGATGAATCATCTGTAGCATCACTGGCTGAGTCAGATATACGGCACAGTGACAGTGGTAGTGCTCCTGCAAGAAAATTGGGTTTTGGTTTAGTTGGGTCTGGCAAACGAGCAGCAGTTCCTTCAGTTTTCCATGAAGAGGATGATGATGATGCACACAAGGACAAAAAGATGAGGCCACTGGTTCCCATTGATTATTCAACTGAGGAGCTGCAAGCTGTTCAACCTACTGTTTCTGATGCTCAACCACCGAATCTTGCTGCTGCTGCAGAATTTGCAAAGCGTATTTCTAATGTTACTCCAAAAGAAGAGAAGCCTGATGTGGAAAGGGAAAGAAGTAGACGATCTCATGATAAGTCAAGCCAGCGGGACAGGGACAGAAATGATGATGGTAATAATAGGATGAGAGATGAGAAGGATAAGATTCTTGAACGGGACAGGAATCGGGAACATGGGTTGAACAAAGTAAAAACACCAGACAAGCAGAAACTTTTGGATGCAAAGCAGTTGATTGATATGATTCCAAAGACAAAGGATGAGCTATTCTCATATGAGGTCAATTGGGCAGTGTACGATAAA CAAGAGCTTCATGAGAGAATGAGACCTTGGATTTCGAAGAAAATCACCGAGTTTTTGGGTGAGGAAGAAGCTACATTGGTAGATTATATTGTATCAAGCACCCAAGAACATGTGAAAGCGTCGCAAATGCTGGAGATGCTTCAGTCTATATTAGATGATGAAGCCGAAATGTTTGTGCTCAAGATGTGGAGGATGCTTATTTTTGAAATTAAGAAGGTAGAAACTGGTCTTGCTTTGAGGTCAAGAACATGA
- the LOC136230820 gene encoding uncharacterized protein gives MIDMHITCVAKALASTEEVSHQYTSFARNCVRLEMRLHGTQQDLGASTLGVPELDATEQSFLAFAHQVEKLERELGQAHASADLVQELKKVEALADVAAASASRAWKAARARE, from the exons ATGATTGATATGCACATCACTTGTGTTGCCAAG GCTTTGGCATCGACTGAGGAGGTGAGCCATCAATATACCTCTTTCGCTCGAAACTGTGTGAGGCTTGAAATGAGATTACATGGGACACAACAAGATCTTGGAGCCTCTACTCTTGGAGTGCCGGAACTCGATGCGACAGAACAGAGTTTTCTAGCCTTTGCTCACCAAGTGGAAAAGCTGGAGAGGGAGTTGGGCCAGGCACATGCGAGTGCTGATCTTGTCCAAGAATTGAAGAAGGTTGAGGCCTTGGCAGATGTGGCTGCCGCATCGGCTTCTCGAGCTTGGAAAGCTGCTCGTGCTAGGGAGTAG